The following are encoded in a window of Methanococcus voltae genomic DNA:
- a CDS encoding redox-regulated ATPase YchF produces MAILGLVGKPNVGKSTTFNALTENTADIGNYPFTTINPNIGTSYVTKTCACTDLKVTCNPNNSKCEDGIRYVPVEIIDVAGLVPEAHKGKGMGNKFLDDLRQADAFILVVDASGKTDLEGNPAENHDPIEDVKFLLNELDMWIYNILSKNWDKLSRKAQQERKPARIIAEQLSGLNISENQVLAAIRPLDESPIKWTDEDMIKLSTTLRMISKPMIISANKADHPDAEANIEKLREEFKDFIVIPTSAEIELALNKVSKANLVTYDGKKVTINEEATKDLNEAQKNALLYMKNYADKYDGTGVQDLINRAYFELLDMIVVYPVEDENKYCDKKGNVLPDAHLVKKGTTAKELAYKIHTDIGDKFIYAVDAKKKIRIGADQELKDGDVIKIVSAA; encoded by the coding sequence ATGGCAATATTAGGACTGGTAGGAAAACCAAACGTTGGTAAATCCACAACATTCAACGCTTTAACCGAAAACACCGCAGATATCGGTAATTATCCATTTACAACAATAAATCCAAATATTGGTACATCATATGTTACAAAAACATGTGCTTGTACTGATTTAAAAGTAACCTGTAATCCAAATAACTCAAAATGTGAAGATGGGATAAGATACGTACCTGTAGAAATAATAGACGTTGCAGGATTGGTTCCAGAAGCTCACAAAGGAAAAGGAATGGGTAACAAATTTTTAGACGATTTAAGACAGGCTGACGCATTTATCTTGGTTGTAGATGCAAGTGGAAAAACAGATTTGGAAGGAAACCCTGCTGAAAACCATGACCCTATTGAAGACGTTAAATTTTTGTTAAACGAGCTTGACATGTGGATTTACAATATATTGTCTAAAAACTGGGATAAATTATCAAGAAAAGCACAACAGGAAAGAAAACCTGCAAGAATAATCGCAGAGCAACTAAGTGGTTTAAACATATCTGAAAATCAGGTTTTAGCTGCAATAAGACCGTTAGACGAAAGCCCTATAAAATGGACTGACGAAGATATGATAAAATTATCCACAACACTTAGAATGATTTCAAAACCTATGATAATTTCCGCGAATAAGGCTGACCATCCTGATGCTGAAGCAAATATCGAAAAATTAAGAGAAGAATTTAAAGACTTCATTGTAATACCAACGTCTGCAGAAATAGAATTGGCACTCAACAAAGTATCAAAAGCTAATTTAGTTACTTACGATGGTAAAAAAGTTACTATAAACGAAGAAGCAACCAAAGACTTAAATGAAGCACAGAAAAACGCATTACTCTATATGAAAAATTACGCTGACAAATATGATGGTACCGGAGTTCAGGATTTAATAAATAGGGCATATTTTGAACTTTTAGATATGATTGTAGTCTACCCTGTAGAAGATGAAAACAAATACTGTGATAAAAAAGGAAATGTACTTCCCGACGCACACTTGGTTAAAAAAGGAACAACTGCTAAAGAATTAGCGTACAAAATACACACCGATATCGGGGATAAATTTATTTATGCAGTTGATGCGAAGAAAAAAATTAGAATAGGTGCTGACCAAGAATTAAAAGACGGAGACGTTATAAAAATCGTTTCAGCAGCATAA
- a CDS encoding right-handed parallel beta-helix repeat-containing protein — MEKLSKQLMLILTIILTFNLISDVYATDITVTTTGYTIEGQDFVESDTPLADAISASQNNDIIYLEQGKYKESITIDKTLSIVGKTGNDIENVKNIVLGGDSSTLLSDIITVSSKDTSISNITVANATNAGILISEGLYGFKIDNVYIYNISKYGILVDASVHINNSIIEENGFGISTGSGICLYHGANSTVQNTKLINNNRNQIYANNVENLTIINNEIIINNENKEINSKRNGIVLLESTKAFISQNSVNSIGHQGNGVDNTNSVNNMIYKNNVTGFGWNGIALDDSTTIAVINNKVYDNIAGIQLDSENCSIKYNHVYDNDNAGLVIKNADINNNISKNWVDTNNTVLVGNMDVTTQAVNVSHNYWGTTNFGVISSKMADVYGKIYFVPYYIDEEFNELTNSPIVNINKNKSYSKIQYAIDDADEFDIINVKDGIYEEQILINKNITLNGSENAVLKLPESPNQIGIEEETKKYVYNVLMYGGTVTDNKVTGDKVINANINGFKFDANNYVPEKGVRYSIIFVRNANSNINNLNITNISVSTAETFGISVNGNSNTNITNNTIYEFSRGGISVKMGYTNITGNIINGPNKDRNVTWAPNALQLADLAEGIVSKNIITGCGWTGERWTGTAMLLYGADNVTVSENQILNSQVGIYVCGCPGKDVWEDPLNYTSISLLDNTLRNNTYSIILANYISGCNVSGNKLYNSELEAFDVSYTSWYEGPEARNISIHENEIYGSKGYNAYVFSDIKDVNMSHNYWDSNDYLDIKSKMYGNIVFNPYYSDSRMKKLIRITDEINYQFVQLSDRLTKEGIINNVNLVNEENYESFTGLELEKEDITKIKFTGTLNLSSNELQYQLINLKDTLDIKTYGVYLSEKYDELCDNPVSYEFKNINNSDVLKNLSESKLYGKLILINVSDGELIENKDEYITEYKLINNTFIVNSTEFVTCYLDIKKPTISRAKISPNGLEKGTYNITASAIVKDNTKLKEVYVLLRGQEFNLTSSNNISYNKTFEYNASITGTHIILMIAKDIAGNNATKPIYITVLNSTVKEALGNETSNITIDDEIWGEIEEGGIKQLNNTNISLTEIKVKNDTLILPKLKNVSAKLTVEAIEKMEEIENTSNNISVSNATTEEEIENVVNTVINKTKVISSSGFNISNMTLSTKKEDNKVTSEIKFTAENTTKKGYTIMRLPLGNLKLTRILVNDGTKDTPLKENDYNSTLGWYRLIDNKVVELTLIKDPEVSLLFESLLPSEPDTPDTPTYSGRSSKRHNTEISTILTDTGQTVSKVVGAMLSKSRIIIGADADIDAAKMLSLTYENRKEESYGTVDMSINSNTLLIGGPVANPLANKYDRYFDIQITNDVPGKDTGVIQVQKINGYQVIYVAGSDRVGTKTAVQYYLSMTENVTGPLKIKLKDGKPTLIN, encoded by the coding sequence ATGGAAAAGCTATCAAAGCAGTTAATGCTTATATTAACTATAATTTTAACCTTCAATTTAATATCTGACGTGTATGCTACTGATATAACAGTAACTACAACAGGTTATACAATTGAAGGTCAAGATTTTGTAGAAAGCGATACTCCACTCGCTGATGCAATTTCTGCGTCACAAAATAATGACATAATATATTTGGAGCAGGGTAAGTATAAAGAAAGTATAACAATAGATAAAACATTGTCAATTGTTGGAAAAACTGGAAATGATATTGAAAATGTTAAGAATATAGTACTCGGGGGAGATTCTTCAACATTACTATCCGATATAATAACGGTTTCTTCAAAAGATACTAGTATTTCTAATATTACAGTTGCAAATGCTACAAATGCAGGTATTTTAATATCTGAAGGACTTTATGGCTTTAAAATTGATAATGTTTATATTTACAATATTTCTAAATATGGTATCCTTGTAGATGCAAGTGTTCATATTAATAATTCAATAATCGAAGAAAACGGCTTTGGGATAAGCACAGGTTCCGGTATTTGTCTTTACCACGGTGCTAATTCAACTGTTCAAAATACAAAATTAATCAACAATAATAGAAATCAGATATATGCAAATAATGTCGAAAATTTAACTATCATAAATAATGAAATTATAATAAATAATGAAAATAAAGAAATAAATTCAAAAAGAAACGGTATTGTATTACTTGAATCTACAAAAGCCTTTATTTCTCAAAATTCTGTTAATTCCATAGGTCATCAAGGTAATGGGGTAGACAATACAAATTCAGTTAATAACATGATTTATAAAAATAACGTAACAGGTTTTGGCTGGAATGGTATTGCTTTAGATGATTCAACTACAATTGCAGTAATCAATAACAAAGTTTACGATAATATTGCAGGGATTCAGTTAGATTCTGAAAACTGTAGTATAAAATATAATCACGTATATGATAACGATAATGCAGGACTAGTAATTAAAAATGCAGATATTAATAATAACATATCTAAAAACTGGGTGGATACCAATAATACAGTACTCGTGGGCAATATGGATGTTACTACCCAGGCAGTTAACGTATCTCATAATTATTGGGGGACTACCAATTTTGGCGTAATAAGCTCAAAAATGGCAGACGTATATGGTAAAATTTATTTCGTACCATATTACATAGATGAAGAATTTAATGAGTTAACAAATTCTCCAATTGTAAATATTAATAAAAATAAATCATATTCCAAAATTCAATATGCAATTGATGATGCTGATGAATTTGACATAATAAATGTTAAAGATGGAATTTATGAAGAGCAAATACTTATCAATAAAAATATTACCTTAAATGGTTCTGAAAATGCAGTTTTGAAGTTGCCAGAAAGCCCAAATCAAATTGGTATCGAGGAAGAGACTAAGAAGTACGTATACAATGTACTTATGTACGGAGGAACTGTTACGGATAATAAAGTAACTGGTGACAAAGTAATTAATGCAAATATAAATGGTTTTAAATTCGATGCAAATAACTACGTACCTGAAAAAGGGGTTAGATATTCGATCATTTTTGTTAGAAATGCAAATTCAAATATTAATAATCTAAATATTACAAATATTAGCGTAAGTACTGCAGAAACTTTTGGAATATCTGTTAATGGAAATTCAAATACGAATATTACAAACAATACAATTTATGAATTTTCAAGGGGTGGAATTAGTGTAAAAATGGGTTATACTAATATAACAGGAAATATTATAAATGGACCCAACAAAGATAGAAATGTAACTTGGGCACCAAATGCTCTACAATTAGCAGATTTGGCAGAAGGTATCGTTTCTAAAAATATAATAACTGGTTGCGGATGGACTGGTGAAAGATGGACGGGTACTGCAATGTTACTTTATGGTGCAGATAATGTTACTGTATCTGAAAATCAGATTTTAAATAGCCAGGTTGGTATTTATGTATGTGGTTGCCCTGGTAAAGATGTTTGGGAAGACCCACTTAATTATACATCCATATCTTTATTGGATAATACTTTACGAAATAATACTTATTCAATAATTTTGGCAAATTATATAAGTGGTTGTAACGTTTCAGGAAATAAACTATATAATTCAGAGTTGGAAGCTTTTGATGTATCATACACCTCGTGGTATGAAGGTCCAGAAGCAAGAAATATATCTATTCACGAAAATGAAATATATGGAAGTAAGGGTTACAATGCTTATGTTTTTTCAGACATAAAAGACGTTAATATGTCCCATAACTACTGGGATTCAAATGATTACTTGGACATTAAAAGTAAAATGTACGGTAATATTGTATTTAATCCATACTATTCAGATTCTAGAATGAAAAAGTTAATAAGAATCACTGATGAAATAAATTACCAATTTGTACAATTATCCGATAGATTAACTAAAGAAGGAATTATAAATAATGTAAATTTAGTAAATGAAGAAAATTATGAGTCATTCACCGGTTTAGAATTAGAAAAAGAAGATATTACAAAAATAAAATTCACAGGTACTTTAAATTTATCAAGTAATGAATTACAATATCAATTAATAAATTTAAAAGATACTTTAGATATTAAAACTTACGGAGTTTATTTATCTGAAAAATATGATGAATTATGTGATAATCCTGTATCCTATGAGTTTAAAAATATCAATAATTCCGATGTTTTGAAAAATTTATCGGAAAGTAAGCTATATGGTAAATTAATTTTAATTAACGTTAGTGATGGAGAACTAATTGAAAATAAAGACGAATACATAACAGAATATAAATTAATAAATAATACATTTATTGTAAATTCAACCGAATTTGTAACTTGCTACTTGGATATTAAAAAACCAACTATTTCAAGAGCTAAGATTTCACCAAACGGTTTAGAAAAAGGTACGTATAATATAACCGCCTCTGCAATAGTTAAAGATAATACAAAATTAAAAGAAGTATATGTATTATTACGGGGGCAAGAGTTTAATCTAACAAGTAGTAATAACATATCATATAATAAAACTTTCGAATATAATGCAAGTATAACAGGTACCCATATCATACTGATGATAGCTAAGGATATTGCAGGAAACAATGCAACAAAGCCTATTTACATAACCGTACTTAATAGTACAGTTAAAGAAGCTTTAGGAAATGAAACCAGTAATATAACAATCGATGATGAAATATGGGGCGAAATTGAAGAGGGCGGAATTAAACAATTAAACAATACGAATATAAGTTTAACAGAAATAAAAGTTAAAAATGATACATTAATACTACCTAAATTGAAAAATGTTTCTGCTAAATTAACTGTGGAAGCAATAGAAAAAATGGAAGAAATTGAAAATACTTCTAATAATATAAGTGTATCAAATGCAACAACGGAAGAAGAAATTGAAAATGTTGTAAATACTGTGATTAATAAAACAAAGGTAATTTCAAGTAGTGGATTTAATATTTCAAATATGACGTTATCTACTAAAAAAGAGGATAATAAGGTAACCTCTGAAATAAAATTCACTGCAGAAAATACAACTAAAAAAGGTTATACAATAATGAGATTACCGCTTGGCAATTTAAAATTAACGAGAATTTTGGTAAACGACGGTACCAAAGATACACCATTAAAAGAAAATGACTATAACAGTACTTTAGGATGGTACAGACTTATAGACAACAAAGTTGTAGAGTTAACTCTGATAAAAGACCCTGAAGTGTCATTATTATTTGAAAGTTTATTACCAAGTGAACCAGATACTCCAGATACTCCAACATACAGCGGTAGAAGTAGTAAACGTCATAATACGGAAATTTCTACAATCTTAACTGATACCGGACAAACTGTTTCAAAAGTAGTTGGAGCAATGCTAAGTAAATCAAGAATAATAATCGGAGCCGATGCAGATATAGATGCTGCAAAGATGTTAAGTTTAACATATGAAAATAGAAAAGAAGAATCATATGGAACTGTAGATATGTCAATAAATTCAAACACCTTACTTATTGGCGGTCCTGTAGCTAATCCATTGGCAAATAAATATGATAGATATTTTGATATCCAAATTACAAATGATGTACCGGGAAAAGATACGGGAGTTATACAAGTTCAAAAAATCAATGGTTATCAAGTCATATATGTTGCTGGTTCTGATAGGGTAGGTACTAAAACAGCTGTTCAGTATTATTTATCAATGACTGAAAACGTAACAGGTCCATTAAAAATTAAATTAAAAGATGGTAAACCTACTTTAATAAATTAA
- the moaA gene encoding GTP 3',8-cyclase MoaA encodes MQDKYGRAIKSFRISVTPECNLKCFYCHREGHGCGKDTLMKPDELGKIVHSALDFGVKKIKISGGEPLLRTDIVEIVENIVHEQIIDISMTTNGILLEKYAEGLKKAGLDRVNVSLDTLDPVQYKEITGGNVDKVLKGIEKAIEVGLTPLKVNYLAMKCNLDQLPKIMDYCSKVGAILQVIEFIPMEEELKEQHVDVNKLEEEIAKDAVDVVTRKFMQNRKKYVLKNGLEVEFVKPMDNTEFCGHCTRIRLTYDGQLKACLLRDDNLVDVLTPIRNGEADVKKYFVECIDNREPFCK; translated from the coding sequence ATGCAAGACAAGTATGGAAGAGCCATAAAATCTTTTAGAATATCAGTAACCCCCGAATGTAATTTAAAATGTTTCTACTGCCACAGAGAAGGTCATGGGTGTGGAAAGGATACTTTGATGAAACCCGATGAACTTGGAAAGATTGTTCACTCTGCTTTGGACTTCGGAGTCAAAAAAATAAAGATTTCTGGAGGCGAACCACTTTTAAGAACTGATATAGTAGAAATAGTTGAAAATATCGTCCACGAACAAATAATCGATATTTCAATGACTACAAATGGTATATTGTTAGAAAAATATGCCGAAGGTCTAAAAAAAGCTGGTTTGGATAGAGTTAACGTAAGCCTTGATACTCTAGACCCTGTACAGTACAAGGAAATAACTGGTGGAAACGTAGATAAAGTTTTAAAAGGAATTGAAAAAGCCATCGAAGTAGGTTTGACTCCTTTAAAAGTTAATTATCTTGCAATGAAGTGTAATTTGGATCAATTGCCAAAAATAATGGATTATTGCTCAAAAGTTGGTGCAATTCTACAAGTGATTGAATTTATTCCAATGGAAGAAGAATTAAAAGAACAACACGTAGATGTAAATAAACTTGAAGAAGAAATTGCAAAAGATGCTGTGGATGTAGTCACAAGAAAATTTATGCAAAACAGGAAGAAATATGTTCTTAAAAATGGTTTAGAAGTTGAATTCGTTAAACCTATGGACAATACTGAATTTTGTGGACATTGTACAAGAATTAGATTAACTTATGATGGACAACTAAAAGCATGTCTTTTAAGAGACGATAACTTAGTAGACGTTTTAACTCCAATCAGAAATGGCGAAGCAGATGTTAAAAAGTATTTTGTAGAATGTATTGATAACAGGGAACCATTCTGTAAATAA